The genomic interval CTGACGGAAACACTGAAGTCGCACGGCGCGCACCACTACAGCATCTTCCTGGATAAGCAGCGTAATTTGCTGTTCGGCTACGTGGAGATTGAATCCGAAGAACGCTGGAATGCTATTGCACACACTGAAGCCTGCCGGCGCTGGTGGGAATACATGAAAGACGTAATGCCCGCCAATCCGGATGACAGCCCGATCAGCGAAGAATTACAGCCTGTTTTCTATCTTGAATAATCCATCGGCGGGCAAACCGCCGATATATCCACCGCCGCCTTCCTCATTGGTAAATCGTTATCCAATCAATATTGGCAATAAAATATTTTTATACGGCGAATAGCCGATAAACGATTTTTTATCGTTTTATACCCGTCATACTTCACGTTGCAGGTATGTTGGCTGCGTTAGCTCACCCGAATCACTTACCTGAGTAAGTTCATCGGTTCACTCACTTGCCGCCTTCCTGCAACTCGAATGATTTGGGGTATATTTAAATAAGCGCAAGATGAAATAAAAAAATAACCGGAATGCGATGCGACGCATAACACAATGTAGTAACCGCATGATCTATAAAAATGACTATTTTTGTCATGGCGCAATCCATAAGCAGATAAATATTGTTCGCCTGCCCGTCCGATACCCTTTCTTATCATGAAGATATTTTCTCTTATGGAATATAAAACCCTTGATTATTTATTAGGCCAATATTGCTATATCAGTCACACCCCAACCCATCGGCAATAAAGTTACCTCCCAGAATGCCGTTACTTGATAAATCCATTCCCAGGAAAGCAAACCGCTATGAAAAAACTCTCGCAAATGACCGTTTTTGCCAAACTGTTGTGCGGATTCTCAGTATTGATGGTGATGATGTTACTGCCGGGCATCATCTCTCTGCTCCAGCTCGGCGCCAGCAATGCCCATATCGACAACTTCCGCAGCAACCAACTTCCTTCCGTGCGCTATACGCTGGAAATGCGTGGCGTTTTGTCGGAACTTCGTCTGCAACAGGTGCAGTATATTGCTTCCCAAACCCCGGATGAGCGGGAAGGGCATCGCAAAGAACTGCTGCAAAATCAGGATATTTTTCTTACCGCCCAGGCTAATTACGCCAAGCTGGTAAAAAATGACGGCGCCGATAAACAAGCCATTTTCAATCGGATCACGGACAACTTCAAAAACTTCGTCGACGTCAATGCCAAGGTCATCGATGCCGTCAATAGCGAGAAACTGGACGAAGCCAGCAAGATCAGCGGCGCGGTATCGTCCAAATACCGTACACAGTTGATGAAGGATCTGGCGACATTGGTCGACCTGGAAATCGCCAGTAGCGATCAGGCGGCGCAAGAGTCCGAACAGTCCTACCATACGGCCGTTTATCTGTTATCCGGTTTGCTGCTGCTGGCGTTGATCGCCACCGGCGTTATCGCCACCCTCATCTCCCGCAACCTGTCACGCCAGTTGGGCGGCGAACCGGCTTATGCCGCCAATATCATGAACCACATCGCCGAAGGCAAGCTGAATGTAGAGATCGCGTTACGTAACGGCGACAACAGCAGCCTGTTGGCGACGATGAAATTCATGAACGGACGTCTGCAGGACACCATCAGAAACATTATTCAGGGCAGCGAATCTATCTCGCTGGCCGCCGATGAAATCGCTCAGGGCAACAGCGACCTGTCGCAACGTACCGAAGAACAGGCGGCGTCGCTGGTTCAAACCTCGTCCAACATGCAACAAATCACAGAGACAGTGAAACGCAACGCGGACAACGCCCATCAAGCCAGCGAGCTGGCGCACCAGACGTCACAAACCGCGCAACGCGGCGGCGGCATCGTGAACGACATGCTCAAGCGCATGCACGAGATTTCCGACAGTTCACAAAAGATCGTCGACATTATTTCGGTGATTGAAGGCATCGCTTTCCAAACCAATATCCTGGCGCTGAACGCCGCAGTAGAGGCGGCGCGCGCCGGCGAGCAAGGTAAAGGGTTCGCCGTGGTGGCGGGTGAAGTGCGTAATCTGGCGCAAAAGAGCGCCAACGCCGCCAAAGAGATAAAAACGCTGATCGAAGGGACGGTGGAAAAAATCACCGACGGTTCGCAACACGCAGACAGCGCCAATCAGGCGATGGAAGAGATTGTCAGTTCCATCACCAAAGTGACCGATATCGTGGCGGAAATCTCTATGGCATCCAACGAACAGCACAACGGCATCAAGGAGATCAGCGTCGCTATCGATCAAATGGATCAAGTCACCCAGCAGAACGCCGCCCTGGTAGAACAGGCCGCCACCGCGGCGCAGTCGATGACCGAACTGGGTGAACAACTGCGGGACTCTGTTCGTGTCTTCCAGATCGACTCGCCGC from Musicola paradisiaca NCPPB 2511 carries:
- the rhaM gene encoding L-rhamnose mutarotase; this encodes MIRKAFVMQVFPECHDEYQRRHDAIWPELTETLKSHGAHHYSIFLDKQRNLLFGYVEIESEERWNAIAHTEACRRWWEYMKDVMPANPDDSPISEELQPVFYLE
- a CDS encoding methyl-accepting chemotaxis protein, whose product is MKKLSQMTVFAKLLCGFSVLMVMMLLPGIISLLQLGASNAHIDNFRSNQLPSVRYTLEMRGVLSELRLQQVQYIASQTPDEREGHRKELLQNQDIFLTAQANYAKLVKNDGADKQAIFNRITDNFKNFVDVNAKVIDAVNSEKLDEASKISGAVSSKYRTQLMKDLATLVDLEIASSDQAAQESEQSYHTAVYLLSGLLLLALIATGVIATLISRNLSRQLGGEPAYAANIMNHIAEGKLNVEIALRNGDNSSLLATMKFMNGRLQDTIRNIIQGSESISLAADEIAQGNSDLSQRTEEQAASLVQTSSNMQQITETVKRNADNAHQASELAHQTSQTAQRGGGIVNDMLKRMHEISDSSQKIVDIISVIEGIAFQTNILALNAAVEAARAGEQGKGFAVVAGEVRNLAQKSANAAKEIKTLIEGTVEKITDGSQHADSANQAMEEIVSSITKVTDIVAEISMASNEQHNGIKEISVAIDQMDQVTQQNAALVEQAATAAQSMTELGEQLRDSVRVFQIDSPQENRLRLS